The stretch of DNA CGTTGAGCTGTTCATCTTCAAGCAGGACAATCGCGCGGAGCAGTCGCCACGAGAACTCGTGTCCGATCACCGAGGCAACCTGCGCAACCTCCCGCGCCTCCCCCAGTCGATCCAGTCGGGCCAGCAGCCAGTCGCGCAGCGTGCTAGGAATTTCAGGCAACAGAGGCCGGGTGTCACCATTCTCGATCATTTCCCGAATAAGCTCTTCGACGAAGAACGGAATCCCGCCGCTAAGTTTTACCGCAGCTTCGACCGCATCGGTCGGAAGCGGCGCGCGCGCTGTCAACTGCGTCGCCATCTCACGTGCATCGCGAACGCTCAATCGATCCAGGGAGAGCTGCGCGTGATGCGCGCGAGGCGGCCAGGGCGCGCGGAATTCCGGCCGCGCGGTGCAGATTAGTAAGAGCGGCGCGGTCGCGCCCTGCTCCGCCAAAAGCTGGACCACTTCAAGCGTCGAAGGATCGGCCCAATGCAGATCTTCCACGGCGACAATAAGTGGCTGAATTCGCGCTATCCCGAGCGCCCACGCGGTGATTGTCGCGAGCAGCCTTTTACGCGTTTGATCCGGCGCCATTCGCAGTGGCGGATATTTTGCCGGAACCGCAAGATTCACCAGCGGCGCGATTAGCGGCACCGCCTCGCTAGTATTGACTCCGGCCAGATCGAGCGAGGCCTCGAGTCCGGCGATACGTTCGTCATCGCTCTGCTCACCACGCCACTGAAAGCCGTGCTGCAACATCTCCTCAATCGCATAGAAGGGTGTGTTCTCATGTATCGCTGCCGCAGCACAGTCGCTCCAAGTGTGCGGCATGTCGGCTATCTGCTCGCGGAAATGCTCAACGAGGCGCGACTTGCCTATTCCTGGTTCCCCCACGACCAGGATTAGCTGTCCCTCTCCCTCGCGCACCCGCTCCCAGCGGTTCAGGAGGAGACGCAATTCAACCTCCCGGCCGGTAAACGCAGTCAATCCGCGCAGCGCGGCGACTCCCAGACGACTGCGCACAGCGCTGGGTTGGACAACGCGGAATAAGTGGACCGGATGCTCGATGCCCTTGAGCGGTTGCGCACCCTGATCCTCGACAACGAACCACCCGGAGACAAGATGATGTGTGGCGGCGGAGATAAAAACCGTATCGGGAGACGCGGCGCTCTGAACCCGTGACGCGATGTTAGGCACCTCGCCGAACGCGATCGCTTCATCGCCGTGGCTCGGACCGACCACCACCGTACCGCTATGTATTCCGATGCGCGCTGCAAGTTTGGGATAGCGTTCGCTCGCCATCCGACTGTTCAGCGCTGACAGGGCCTCAAGGGTCGCGAGTGCGGCGAGCACTGCACGCTGGGGAGCGTCCTCGTAAGCATGCGGGTAGCCGAAGAAGACTAACAAGCCGTCCCCGAGATACTGAGCGACGTGCCCGCCAAAGCGCGTCACCGCATCCCGCGCGCAGGAATGACAGCTTGCCAGCAATTCGCGCCACTCTTCCGGATCGAGGCGGGACGCGATCTCGGTCGAGCCCACCAAGTCGCAAAACAGGACCGACAAATGACGCCGCTCCCCTTCGATCTCCTGGGAGTGAAGCGGTGCGCGCGGCGCGATCGGCTGCAGTGGGATCCTGGGTCCGCCGGCTGGCCGCTCAGGGGTCAGCTCGATACTGATCGGAGCAGCGCATTCGCTGCAAAACTTCGCACTTGCAGGACCGGATGCTCCGCACGCCGGACACCGGACCAGCAGGGGCACCCCGCATCTGCTGCAGAACTTCGCACCTTCGGAATTGTTTGAGTCGCAGCTCGCGCAACGCATCGCGCGCGTCCCCTTTTGCGGAATTCCAGACAGTGATTACCATTTGTTAGCAAATGAAGCAAACTTAAGTGTGGCTACGCTAACTTGAAGTGGAGCTGATCCGCTCGCCTCACGCCTGCTCCGCGCCTCAACTCTCGCGTTGTGAGAATCCGCAATGGCTAGAGACTGAGATTGAAGAAAAAATTGATGGAGCGGGCGGCGGGGTTCGAACCCGCGACGTCCAGCTTGGGAAGCTGGCATTCTACCACTGAATTACGCCCGCTCTGCTTGATCTTTGTCCATGAATCCGGCGGCGGAATCAAGCCGCCTTGCGCGTCATACAAGTTACCGCGCATCGATGTCACGGACGCGCGATCCAACCTGAGAGTCGCCTGCGCGCTTCGCCTGCGGCTCCGCTGATGCTATGACTCGGTTTTATTACCGCGAGGAGAGCCGCCATGTCGTTGATCGCAAGCAAAGGACCCTACACCAAAGGACTGCATGACTTTGGCAACGGCTGCTATGGGTGGTTGCAACCCGATGGGTCCTGGGGCTGGAGCAACGCCGGCCTGATCGCCGATCGGGGAGAATCGATGCTGGTCGATACACTGTTCGACCTGAAACTCACGCGCGAGATGCTTGACGCGATGAGGCGGGCGGCGCCGCAGGCAACCGCGCGAATCGGCGCGCTGGTCAACACCCACTCGAACGGCGATCACACGTTTGGCAATCAACTGGTGGATGGCGCCGAGATAATCGCGTCAAAGGCCTGCGCCGAAGAGATGATTGCCGAGGGTGGCGCGAAACGGCTCGCCGAGATGAAGCGTAATGCGCGGCCGACCAGTTTGGCGGGAAAATTTCTTGCGGAAATCTTCGCGCCCTTCGACTTTGAGGGGATTGACGTGACGATGCCGACGCTGACTTTCGAGGGTGAGCTAACGCGGCGGGTCGGCGACAAGACGGTCCGGCTCATCCAGGTCGGCCCGGCGCATACGCGCGGCGACGTGCTGGTCTACGTGCCCGCGGACCGCGTGATGTTCACCGGCGACATGCTGTTTATCAATGGCCATCCGATCATCTGGGCCGGGCCGGTCGGCAACTGGATCAAGGCTTGCCAGCTGATGCTCGACCTTGACGTCGAGACGGTGGTGCCGGGCCATGGTCCAGTAACCGACAAGGCGGGAGTCGCCGCGGTCAAACGCTATTTCGAATATATCGAGGGTGAGGCGCGGCGGCGCTACGACGCCGGGATGTCAGCGGCGGACGCGGCGCGCGATATTGCGCTGGCTGATTATGCGTCGTGGGGTGACGCTGAACGAATCGTGGTAAACGTCGCAACCCTGTATCGCGAATTCGCGGGCGGCGCGCCGGTGACCGATATTCGGCCTGAACTCTTCGGGCTGATGGCGGAACTGCGCGCGAGCCGGCGCAATTGAACTTCAATTGAGCGAGGGCGAGTAGAGCGACCCGCGCAGATAGTAGGGGCCTTCGGCGGGCGGATGCGGCAGCATTTTGAGGAATAATCCAAAGTGGGCCTGCCCACTCGGCGTCGGGGTGAGATAGATGAGGGCGGCGATCGTGCTGTCGGCGAGATTGGGCGCCAGGCGAATCGAGCCGCTCGCACGCGCTTCAAGGTCGCCGCCATGACTGTCGAGTTCCTGAAAGGTAACGACACCGGAATCGAGCAGGAGCCGGCCGCGGATCGTGCCCAGATGGATCAAGGGAAAGCCGCGGGTGATTGCGAGCGTCACGTCGCGGCCGGTGACGGTTGCGGCTCCGCGGTTGTCGTTGATTGCCGGGCCACGCAGCAGCGCGGAGCCGGCGGCGGAAAGACTGCCGCCGAAGAGCGGGCCGAACTGCTGCAAGGGGGCGCATTGGGCAAGGTTCAATGCGTCGAGATTAAAGGCGAGATCACCCAGGCCAGCATCCTGACGGAGGGTCGCCGCGATCGTCCCGGTATAAAGTTCCGCGTTGATCTTGAGCCCCATCCGGCCGAGAAAGAGGGCGGTCAGCGCGGGCGTCAGGGTTATATCCGGGCTGTTGACCAGCGGATGACTGGCGCCGTCGGCGAGGGCGATCAGGCTGGCGTCCTCGAGCCGAACGCCGAAAGGGAGGTGCGGATGCTGCGTCCGGTAGATCAGTTTGAGTCGGTAGGGCGCCAGCAGCGCGGAAGCGGTCTCGTTATAAGGGAAACTCGCGATCAGAAAGGCGGCGAAGAGGATCAGCGCGAGGCCGGCCGCGGCGGCAATGAGCCATACGGGTCGCCATCGGATGGGCGAGCCTTGACCTTGGCCGCGCCCCGCAGACTCCACCGCTCCCTGAAGCGGCGTCAAGGTTTTGAGTCCAGCCGATTCAAAAGTGCTTTTGTGTCTTTCAGGTCAGCGGACGCGGAGCCCGCGCTGAACCAGGTGAAGATCTCCGCGAGCATCACGCGGGCCTGGTCGCGTCGCGCCTGCCTATCGAGCGACAGCGCGAGGCTCATCGTTCAACGCAACTCCAGCGACTTCGACTGTTGTTTCCGAGCGACAGCGATGGGTTCTTGAAAAAACATGCGATCAGCTCAGCTTCGCTTCCGGATCGGGCTTAAGCAATAGCCTCCCTCTGGGTGGGCGTGCCCATCTATCCGCCGATTGTGGTAGGAATGGCGAGGAATTGGATGCCAGGTCTTGGATTGCCGGAGGACGCAGATGAAACTCGTAACTTTCACTCATCAGGGGAAGACGCGGATTGGGGTCGTCAAGGGCGATGCGGTCGCCGACATCTGCGCGGCCGCGTCGTTGATTCCGCGCGACATGATCGATTTCCTCAACGGCGGCAAGGAGATGCTCGAGCAGGCGCGGCGCGCCGCCGAGAGCGCCGCGCAAATCCCACTGGCGCAAGTGAAGCTCGAAGCGCCGGTGCGCCGCCCGCCCGAGTTTCTCGCGGTGGGGCTCAATTACGCCGACCATATCGCCGAGACTGGGATGCAGAAGCCGACCTTCCCGCTCTTTTTTAACAAACAGACGAGTTGCGTCAACGCGCCGTATGATCCGATTCATCTGCCGCGCGCCTCCGAAGCGCTCGACTACGAGGGCGAGCTGGGATTCGTTATCGGCCGCCGATGCCGTCATGTGCCACGCGACCGCGCGCGCGAGGTGATCGCGGGGTATTTCATCGTCAACGATGTCAGCGTGCGTGATTGGCAGCGGCGTGCGCCGACCATGACGCTCGGCAAGTCGTTCGATACCCACGGGCCGATCGGACCGTGGATCGTCACCGCCGACGAGCTGGGCGACCCGCATGCGCTCGAACTCAAGACCTTCGTCAACGGCGAGCTGCGCCAGCATTCGAACACGCGCAATCTGATCTTCAATTGTTTCGAGCTGGTCGAGGTGCTTTCGACGGTCTTTACGCTGGAACCCGGGACATTGATTTCGACCGGCACGCCAAGCGGCGTCGCGGGCGCGATGAAGCCGCCGAAATGGCTCAAGGCCGGCGACGTCGTGCGGATCGAGATCGATCAGATTGGCCATCTTGAGCATCGGGTGATCGCCGAGCCCGCGGATTCGGCGCGCATCTAGGACAAGTCGAGCGGGGGTTGGCCGGCATCATAGATGAGGCGCTCGCCGTCGCGTCGCGCAAAGTCCGGAAGAGTGTGCGCGACTAATTTGCCGTCAGGCAGAATATGGATGACCTCCCATCCGCGGATAGTCATCTGATCCGAAATGATCCGCCGGTGGCATCGCCACCATAGACCCTCTGAACACATGATCGCGGTGCGGCGCGCGGATGCGCTGGCGATCAGTTCGGCCAGGCCCTCGGCGAAGGCGGGACCGTCAGCGTAGTCGGCGTAGGCGCGGAAGGCCGCGACCTTCCACGCGGTATGCGGTGACGCGTTTTGCTTCGAGTGACGCCGTCCGCCGAGCGCCTGAAGCCATCGATATTCGCGGCCCGCATCGGTGATCGAATGCGCCAGCGTCTCGCGGTTGAACTGCGGCCAGCGGCGCGACGCGGGATAGGAGCGCACGTCAGCGAGAATCGCAATCTCATGCCGCGCAAGGAACGCGAGGAAAACCTCAATCGGATGAGTCGAATGGCCGACGGTATAGAGCGTCACCGAAGTGTTTGCGATTAGGCAATAAGAGAGCCGGCGACGCGGACGAGCAGCGCGATGCCCGCCGCGAGCATCGCGACGCCGCTGACGCGCGCGATCAGGCGGCCGACCGGCAGCGCCTTTTCGAGCAGGACGAGTAGGCTCAGGGCCGCCACCCAGGTCAGATTCATGACGCCGAAGACGAAGAGCAGAACCATCAGCATCGCGCAGCAGCCAAAGCAGATGACGCCGTGGCGGAGGCCCATCAGCAGCGCGCCTGATGCGCCTTCGCGCCATTGCGTCATCAGAAAGCCGAGCGGACTCCGGCACTGACTGAGGCAGAGGGTTTTCAGCGGAGTGAGCTGGTAGAGGCCGGTCGCCAGCAGCAGCAGGGCGGCGAGGATCGGTGTCGCGGTCATCGCATTGTTGATCATCCCGAGGCGTTGCAGCGATAGCTGCGCGGCGGTCGCGAGCGCGCTGAAAATGGTCCAGACGACCACGTAACCGGCGGCGAAAATCCAGACCCGGGCGAGCGAACCGCCGCGCGCCGGCGCGACGCGGGCGTAAGTTTCGATCATCGGGGCGGCGCTGGGGAGCATCATCGCGACCATCATCACGGCCCACATCAGAAACATAATCCAGGCGTTGGCGACCTCGGGCGAGGTGGCGCCGAGGAGGCGTCTGCCGAAGCCGCCGAAGTTGCTGGCCGACATCGGCATCCAGACGAGGTAGAGCCAGGCGAGAACGGTCACTCCGCCGAGTCCGAGCCAGAGCGCGAGGCGATCGCGCCACGATCGGGCGGGCGCGATCGGACGATCCTCTGTCGCGCCGGCCTGCTCAGCTATTGACCCAGCTGATCGCGGAGAAGTGTCCATTGCGGCCCGAGTTATCGAAGCTCAGAGAATGATCGCTGTACTTGCTCTCGGTGGCTTTCGCTGCGGCCAGCCGCGACGAAAACGGATGGCCGACGTTATCCAGCCAGACCACCTGACCGCCTGCTCCGGTAACGCCTTCGACGGTCACGTCGGTGATTCCGGCGATCGCTAGTTTGAAGCTCTTGCCAGTGGTGGAGAAGTTGATCGGCGCGCTTTTCGTCGGCAGCCGTTTGGAGACCATCCCGGCCAGCAGCGACGGCGGGCCGCCCGCATTGCCGGTGAAGATCGCTTCGAGCGCGGCGCGCTGCGCCTCGCTGGCGCGGTCGTCGACATAGACCGCGAGCGTGCCGTTGCCCTGCGCCATCGGGCCCGGCGTGGTCAGGGCCTGAACGACGTTGAGGCCGGTCAGATCGACGCCGCCGCAGTCGCCGCGCGCGACATGGATCGCGAGCACGACGTCGCAGTGTCCTTCGGTCGGCCTGGCCTGTGCGTGAGAGAGCAGGCAGGGGCAGAGCAACTCGCAATTGCAGGATTCGAAATAGTCGCCTTCGATCCGCCAGCTTGGATTTTGCAGCATATACATCCTCGCGACAAAGCGATGTCTCGAAGCCGGACAATATCAACGCTTTATGAGCGGTGCAAAAGCGTCGAAGCAGAGGCAGCAGCAAAAACACCAAGAAACACGCGGCTGCACGCTCGCGCTCCGTTTGGCACGTCGCGTGCTCAGAATCAGGTAACGCCAGAAATCACTACTGGCAGTCGAAAAGAGGGAGAGGAGACAAACAATGGATACGTTGCTGAAGCTATATGCGAGAATGGACACGCTGCGTGCGCGAGTGACTACGCCACGCAAAGGCCAGTCGATGACAGAGTATGCGCTCATCCTGGCAGCCGTAGCCGTCGCGGTCTACGCGACGTATCAGACGATGGGCACGGACATCAAGACGCTGGTCGGTACGGTTGACACGTCGCTGACCGCGAGCTGATTGCTTGCACCGGCAGCGTGGCGGCGTCGCCGGTTACCTCAAACGACTGGCCGCGATTGCGCCGCCGCGCGCGATCGCGGCCAGTCTCGTTGGCGGCGGCGCTTGACGATTGCACCACCGCTGTTCCGACTCTGTGTCAGCGTCAGCCTCAGAAGTGGTAGTCGAGCGCAGCACGGGAGTCACACGATGAACAGGTTGCTAAAGCAGTACGTGACACTGAGGGTAGTGCGCGCGAAGGTTCGTGGGCTGCGGAAAGGTCAATCGATGACTGAGTATGTACTCATTGTGACGGCGGTGGCCGTCGCTGTGTACGCGACCTACATCACCATGGGCACAGACCTCAGTAAGCTGGTCACTTCTATCAGCACACAGTTGAGCGCCACTGGGGGTTAATCTTTTGCGCGGTTCGGTGCTTGACGATCGGACCCTCGCTGCGTAACGCTCTTCCGATGGCGGAGGAGCTTCTTAAGGAACGGGCGCTCGAGCTGTGGCGCGCGGGTTACGTTCATCAGATGCGCGGCGATCTGCCGCGTGCGATCGAGCTTTATTCGGAATCGATCAAGCTGCATCCGACCGCAGAGGCCTATACCTTTCGCGGCTGGGCCTATCGCTTTCTCGACCGTATCGATGAGGCGATCGCGGAGTGCCGCAAAGCGATCACGGTCGATCCGGAGTTTGGCAATCCCTACAACGATATCGGCGCCTACCTGATCGATCAGGGCAAGCTCGACGAAGCGATCGAATGGCTGAATAAGGCCAAGCGCGCGGCGCGTTACGAACCGCGGCAGTTTCCCTTCATGAATCTCGGGCGCTTGTACGAAGCGAAGGGCATGATCAATCAGGCGATCGCGGAATTTGCTGCCGCGCTGGAAATCGCACCCGGCGACCCCACTTGTGAACACAGTATAGCGCGGCTGCGCGCCATGCTCAATTAAGAACAGGAATCGATAAGAAGGAGGCGATGAGCTATGGCGCTCAAACCAGGTGATCCGGCGCCGGACTTCACCATGATGACGCACGAAGGGAAGTCTCAGTCGCTCAGCGCGCTGCGCGGCCGCAAGGTTCTGCTCTGGTTTTATCCGATGGCTGATACCCCTGGCTGAACCGTCGAAGGGCGCGGGTTCCGCGACCAGAAAGCCGACTTCGATCAAAACAATGTTGCCGTGCTCGGCGCCAGCTTCGATAGCGTCGCGGACAATGCCGCCTTCGCGCGCAAGTACGATTTCAATTTCCCGCTCTTGTGCGACGTCGATCGCACCCTCGGCATGGCCTACGGAGCTTGC from Candidatus Binataceae bacterium encodes:
- a CDS encoding peroxiredoxin → MALKPGDPAPDFTMMTHEGKSQSLSALRGRKVLLWFYPMADTPGUTVEGRGFRDQKADFDQNNVAVLGASFDSVADNAAFARKYDFNFPLLCDVDRTLGMAYGACANAQARHAARISVLIDEQGKISRIYDKVNPRDHAGQVLADLIGD
- a CDS encoding AAA family ATPase, with protein sequence MSVLFCDLVGSTEIASRLDPEEWRELLASCHSCARDAVTRFGGHVAQYLGDGLLVFFGYPHAYEDAPQRAVLAALATLEALSALNSRMASERYPKLAARIGIHSGTVVVGPSHGDEAIAFGEVPNIASRVQSAASPDTVFISAATHHLVSGWFVVEDQGAQPLKGIEHPVHLFRVVQPSAVRSRLGVAALRGLTAFTGREVELRLLLNRWERVREGEGQLILVVGEPGIGKSRLVEHFREQIADMPHTWSDCAAAAIHENTPFYAIEEMLQHGFQWRGEQSDDERIAGLEASLDLAGVNTSEAVPLIAPLVNLAVPAKYPPLRMAPDQTRKRLLATITAWALGIARIQPLIVAVEDLHWADPSTLEVVQLLAEQGATAPLLLICTARPEFRAPWPPRAHHAQLSLDRLSVRDAREMATQLTARAPLPTDAVEAAVKLSGGIPFFVEELIREMIENGDTRPLLPEIPSTLRDWLLARLDRLGEAREVAQVASVIGHEFSWRLLRAIVLLEDEQLNAALKKLADSQLLLEQGIPPEATYKFRHALIQDAAYQWLLRSKRRDYHRRIAQTGLDPLS
- a CDS encoding DUF2182 domain-containing protein; amino-acid sequence: MDTSPRSAGSIAEQAGATEDRPIAPARSWRDRLALWLGLGGVTVLAWLYLVWMPMSASNFGGFGRRLLGATSPEVANAWIMFLMWAVMMVAMMLPSAAPMIETYARVAPARGGSLARVWIFAAGYVVVWTIFSALATAAQLSLQRLGMINNAMTATPILAALLLLATGLYQLTPLKTLCLSQCRSPLGFLMTQWREGASGALLMGLRHGVICFGCCAMLMVLLFVFGVMNLTWVAALSLLVLLEKALPVGRLIARVSGVAMLAAGIALLVRVAGSLIA
- a CDS encoding DUF488 domain-containing protein, which gives rise to MTLYTVGHSTHPIEVFLAFLARHEIAILADVRSYPASRRWPQFNRETLAHSITDAGREYRWLQALGGRRHSKQNASPHTAWKVAAFRAYADYADGPAFAEGLAELIASASARRTAIMCSEGLWWRCHRRIISDQMTIRGWEVIHILPDGKLVAHTLPDFARRDGERLIYDAGQPPLDLS
- a CDS encoding DUF1326 domain-containing protein; amino-acid sequence: MLQNPSWRIEGDYFESCNCELLCPCLLSHAQARPTEGHCDVVLAIHVARGDCGGVDLTGLNVVQALTTPGPMAQGNGTLAVYVDDRASEAQRAALEAIFTGNAGGPPSLLAGMVSKRLPTKSAPINFSTTGKSFKLAIAGITDVTVEGVTGAGGQVVWLDNVGHPFSSRLAAAKATESKYSDHSLSFDNSGRNGHFSAISWVNS
- a CDS encoding tetratricopeptide repeat protein, giving the protein MAEELLKERALELWRAGYVHQMRGDLPRAIELYSESIKLHPTAEAYTFRGWAYRFLDRIDEAIAECRKAITVDPEFGNPYNDIGAYLIDQGKLDEAIEWLNKAKRAARYEPRQFPFMNLGRLYEAKGMINQAIAEFAAALEIAPGDPTCEHSIARLRAMLN
- the gspN gene encoding type II secretion system protein GspN, whose translation is MTPLQGAVESAGRGQGQGSPIRWRPVWLIAAAAGLALILFAAFLIASFPYNETASALLAPYRLKLIYRTQHPHLPFGVRLEDASLIALADGASHPLVNSPDITLTPALTALFLGRMGLKINAELYTGTIAATLRQDAGLGDLAFNLDALNLAQCAPLQQFGPLFGGSLSAAGSALLRGPAINDNRGAATVTGRDVTLAITRGFPLIHLGTIRGRLLLDSGVVTFQELDSHGGDLEARASGSIRLAPNLADSTIAALIYLTPTPSGQAHFGLFLKMLPHPPAEGPYYLRGSLYSPSLN
- a CDS encoding fumarylacetoacetate hydrolase family protein; translation: MKLVTFTHQGKTRIGVVKGDAVADICAAASLIPRDMIDFLNGGKEMLEQARRAAESAAQIPLAQVKLEAPVRRPPEFLAVGLNYADHIAETGMQKPTFPLFFNKQTSCVNAPYDPIHLPRASEALDYEGELGFVIGRRCRHVPRDRAREVIAGYFIVNDVSVRDWQRRAPTMTLGKSFDTHGPIGPWIVTADELGDPHALELKTFVNGELRQHSNTRNLIFNCFELVEVLSTVFTLEPGTLISTGTPSGVAGAMKPPKWLKAGDVVRIEIDQIGHLEHRVIAEPADSARI
- a CDS encoding MBL fold metallo-hydrolase is translated as MSLIASKGPYTKGLHDFGNGCYGWLQPDGSWGWSNAGLIADRGESMLVDTLFDLKLTREMLDAMRRAAPQATARIGALVNTHSNGDHTFGNQLVDGAEIIASKACAEEMIAEGGAKRLAEMKRNARPTSLAGKFLAEIFAPFDFEGIDVTMPTLTFEGELTRRVGDKTVRLIQVGPAHTRGDVLVYVPADRVMFTGDMLFINGHPIIWAGPVGNWIKACQLMLDLDVETVVPGHGPVTDKAGVAAVKRYFEYIEGEARRRYDAGMSAADAARDIALADYASWGDAERIVVNVATLYREFAGGAPVTDIRPELFGLMAELRASRRN